In Papaver somniferum cultivar HN1 chromosome 1, ASM357369v1, whole genome shotgun sequence, a genomic segment contains:
- the LOC113322087 gene encoding protein FAF-like, chloroplastic gives MSSTVNQVQGFECEKPDYITSTTSSGSATLIRRTLSAVDMFSKFADQDVEPKNDYSQKPQQPGQLDIWCSILIQKPSSLPPPYVHPLVKQSKSCLSLKSLEICTENLGSESGSDGYPHSDISLSDTEEEDEDIQEVEEESIEQVVVEEKKELAVMNYSKKSSSPPPSVRRSFPPPLKSLSNFPPPLKSLSKPGGGGIQMKTHRQDGRLILEAVSVPTSTNCFNAQRRDGRLVLTFSSPIQESVDHQEDVFETDEEVELECCHGDESEGYQEDEPITEEEEDKAIALEMTSARVPKLPTGVINVHRSALMANKFTGLTNNRNNWSSSSNLENKLEKTMNSPSTKLVPQSLPISPPRMSASRLVPKKETVAATAAVEPTFNRYEYCWRKDTSSVVPVSGIHHLLNQQSLPNTKNTYHNNYNSNNLIRSKNDYYTNNNSNNLFIKDPTTTKRGHDYKEEKQINGNGEKQQVVEHLIVPAYCKPEPRRSLVFWEPPHCIATS, from the coding sequence ATGTCAAGTACTGTAAACCAAGTACAAGGATTTGAATGTGAAAAACCAGATTATATAACTAGTACTACTAGTAGTGGTAGTGCTACTTTAATAAGGAGGACACTTTCAGCGGTTGACATGTTTTCTAAATTTGCTGACCAAGATGTCGAACCAAAGAATGATTATTCTCAAAAACCACAACAACCAGGACAGTTAGATATTTGGTGTTCAATTCTTATTCAAAaaccatcatctcttccacctccATATGTTCATCCTCTTGTGAAACAGTCCAAGAGTTGTTTATCTCTTAAAAGCCTTGAGATTTGTACTGAAAACTTAGGTTCTGAATCCGGCTCTGATGGTTACCCTCATTCAGACATTAGTCTTTCCGatactgaagaagaagacgaagacattcaagaagtagaagaagaatcaATCGAACAAGTAGTAgtagaagaaaagaaggaattaGCAGTAATGAATTATAGTAAgaaatcatcatcaccaccaccatcagttCGTAGATCTTTCCCACCGCCACTTAAATCACTCTCTAATTTCCCACCCCCACTGAAATCACTCTCTAAACCAGGAGGAGGAGGTATTCAAATGAAAACTCATCGTCAAGATGGAAGATTAATTCTTGAAGCTGTCTCTGTTCCCACTTCTACAAACTGCTTCAATGCTCAACGTCGGGACGGCCGTCTAGTTCTCACTTTCTCTTCACCGATCCAAGAATCCGTCGACCACCAAGAAGATGTTTTCGAAACCGATGAGGAGGTTGAACTCGAATGTTGTCATGGCGATGAGAGTGAAGGATATCAAGAAGATGAGCCCAtaaccgaagaagaagaagacaaagcgATTGCGTTGGAAATGACTAGTGCTAGAGTTCCAAAATTGCCAACTGGAGTGATAAATGTTCATAGATCAGCATTGATGGCGAATAAGTTTACAGGTCTGACAAACAACAGGAATAATTGGTCATCATCATCTAACCTGGAAAACAAGCTAGAAAAAACGATGAATTCACCATCAACAAAACTAGTACCACAGTCACTTCCAATATCACCACCACGAATGTCGGCATCCCGGTTAGTACCGAAAAAAGAAACTGTTGCGGCCACTGCAGCGGTAGAGCCTACTTTCAACAGATACGAGTACTGTTGGCGAAAAGATACATCCTCAGTGGTACCAGTTAGTGGAATTCATCATCTACTTAACCAACAATCACTACCCAACACCAAAAATACTTACCACAACAACTACAACAGTAATAATCTCATAAGGAGTAAGAATGATTATTACACCAACAATAAtagtaataatttatttattaaggatccaacaacaacaaaacgaGGTCATGATTATAAGGAGGAGAAACAGATTAATGGTAATGGAGAAAAGCAGCAGGTTGTTGAGCATTTGATAGTTCCAGCTTACTGCAAACCAGAACCAAGGAGATCTTTAGTGTTTTGGGAACCTCCTCATTGCATTGCCACATCTTAG